The following coding sequences lie in one Apium graveolens cultivar Ventura chromosome 3, ASM990537v1, whole genome shotgun sequence genomic window:
- the LOC141713731 gene encoding ADP-glucose phosphorylase, with amino-acid sequence MDGPKRNPELRKDTVNNRWVIFSPARSRRPSDFKSKSNPNPNSNNQSECPFCIGHEHECAPEIFRVPSDSTSEWKIRVIQNLYPALSRDLQQLTESASSQDLSLSGFGFHDVVIESPVHSVHLPHLSPVQISQVLLAYKTRILQLLSYHSIKYVQVFKNHGASAGASMSHSHSQMIALPVIPPTVSARMDSMKEHFDQTGKCSLCEIQLDQLQIYESKYFVSIAPFASTSPFELWIIPRNHCSHFHELNEEQAVDLGRSLKFVLQKMSLQLNNPPYNYMIHSSPLQANQSQLPYCHWFLQIVPQLSTIGGFEMGSGCYINPVFPEDAAKILKELNIHD; translated from the exons ATGGATGGTCCGAAACGCAACCCGGAACTAAGAAAAGACACCGTAAACAACCGTTGGGTTATATTCTCTCCGGCGAGATCACGCCGTCCGTCCGACTTCAAATCAAAATCAAACCCTAACCCTAACTCCAACAACCAATCAGAATGCCCCTTTTGTATCGGCCACGAACACGAATGCGCTCCCGAGATCTTCCGGGTTCCATCCGATTCCACCTCCGAGTGGAAGATACGAGTCATTCAAAACCTCTATCCTGCTCTCAGTAGAGACTTACAACAACTCACTGAGTCTGCTTCGAGTCAAGATTTGAGTTTGAGTGGGTTTGGGTTTCATGATGTGGTCATTGAGTCGCCGGTTCATTCGGTTCATTTGCCTCATCTCTCTCCGGTTCAGATTTCTCAGGTTCTGCTTGCTTATAAAACCAGGATTTTGCAGCTTCTTTCTTATCACTCCATCAAATATGTTCAG gTGTTCAAAAACCATGGTGCTTCAGCTGGGGCTTCAATGAGTCATTCTCATAGTCAGATGATAGCTCTACCAGTCATTCCTCCCACAGTTTCTGCCCGTATGGACAGTATGAAGGAACATTTTGACCAGACAGGAAAGTGTAGCCTTTGTGAAATTCAGTTGGACCAACTTCAAATATACGAGTCGAAATATTTTGTTTCCATTGCTCCATTTGCCTCTACTTCTCCTTTTGAGTTATGGATAATTCCCAGAAACCATTGTTCTCATTTTCATGAGCTAAACGAGGAGCAG GCAGTTGATCTTGGGAGGTCTCTTAAATTTGTTCTTCAGAAAATGTCCTTACAGTTGAACAACCCGCCATATAATTATATGATTCACTCTTCCCCACTTCAAGCAAATCAATCACAACTTCCTTATTGTCATTGGTTTTTGCAAATAGTCCCACAGTTAAGCACTATAGGTGGCTTTGAGATGGGAAGTGGGTGCTACATAAATCCTGTATTTCCGGAGGATGCTGCAAAGATTTTGAAGGAATTGAACATTCATGATTAG
- the LOC141713733 gene encoding protein SINE1-like: MRRTVGPVVRRELENLDKDADSRKSAMKALKHYVKEMDTKAIPLFLAQVSETKVTGSTGEYTISLYEVLARVHGPKIVPQIDNIMNTVVNTLTSSATSFALQQACSKVVPAIARYGIDPTTTEDKKRQIICSLAKPLSDSLLVNQESLSSGSALCLKALVDSDNWRFASNEMVNEVCQRVAAALDKPTQANSHIGLVMALAKSNSLVVEAYARLFIRAGLRILTAGIAEGNSQKRLSAIQMVNFLIKCLDHKSIFSELGPIMEEMEKCQSDKMAYVKGAAYEALQVARKITAEEEKKFEREMGSNSGSNFCRSHSPRRIFWDIGDQSSLSTSPESQAIDSSFGCDSFMTSPFSSSYTSENFLIDRRSANRKHWRRFDYGGLDVSLKDGIFSELTPRSVTDHSEHDESSGNKDDYANGFAGFSQRSPRKIKIRSATPSPERSRSRIKISDDNIFKTPRKLMCSLQDHDSENSEVSGKQDRRCRSPCTSKFEWSPASKYSQNGYSRHSASNYDHIFLPNMNRDANKSEDGKEVYGSSESASSSEYVPISADEMKSKNLARTNKTDLFKIYAPKEEYARSVHNIVCWLFVLVFAVFVRLLWIGSDEDEGNNLIPT; encoded by the exons ATGAGAAGAACTGTTGGTCCAGTAGTGAGGAGAGAACTGGAAAATCTTGACAAGGATGCTGATAGTAGAAAATCAGCTATGAAAGCTTTGAAACATTATGTTAAGGAGATGGATACCAAAGCAATTCCTCTCTTTCTTGCTCAGGTTTCTGAAACCAAAGTCACCGGTTCTACCGGGGAATATACTATTTCTCTTTATGAAGTGCTTGCTCGAGTTCATGGCCCGAAAATTGTTCCTCAGATCGACAACATTATGAATACTGTAGTTAATACATTAACTTCAAGTGCCACTTCATTTGCTCTTCAACAAGCTTGCTCAAAGGTTGTTCCAGCAATTGCGCGGTATGGAATTGATCCAACAACTACAGAAGACAAGAAAAGGCAAATTATTTGCTCTCTTGCTAAGCCACTTTCAGATTCCCTTTTGGTCAATCAAGAGAGTCTATCGTCAGGATCTGCCCTCTGCTTGAAGGCACTTGTAGATTCAGATAATTGGCGTTTTGCGTCTAATGAGATGGTTAATGAGGTTTGTCAAAGAGTTGCTGCAGCTCTGGACAAACCTACGCAGGCTAATTCTCATATCGGACTAGTCATGGCTTTGGCCAAGAGCAATAGTCTAGTTGTCGAAGCGTATGCAAGGTTGTTCATACGAGCTGGATTAAGGATCTTGACTGCCGGAATTGCTGAGGGAAATTCTCAGAAAAGGCTTTCAGCTATTCAGATGGTGAATTTTCTGATAAAGTGCTTGGATcataaaagcatattttcagagCTAGGGCCGATAATGGAGGAGATGGAGAAGTGTCAGTCGGATAAGATGGCTTATGTCAAAGGGGCTGCTTATGAGGCATTACAGGTGGCAAGAAAAATTACTGCCGAGGAAGAGAAAAAATTTGAAAGGGAAATGGGCTCGAACAGTGGATCAAACTTTTGTCGAAGTCACAGCCCAAGGAGAATTTTTTGGGATATTGGAGATCAATCATCTCTTTCTACTTCACCAGAATCGCAGGCTATTGACTCATCTTTTGGATGTGATTCTTTCATGACATCACCATTCTCCAGCAGTTATACCTCTGAAAATTTTCTTATTGATAGGAGAAGTGCAAACCGGAAACATTGGAGAAGATTTGATTATGGTGGTCTGGATGTTTCTCTCAAAGATGGTATATTTTCAGAGTTAACTCCTAGAAGTGTAACTGATCATTCTGAACATGACGAATCTTCTGGAAACAAAGACGACTATGCAAATGGATTTGCAGGATTTTCCCAAAGAAGTCCAAGAAAAATTAAGATAAGGAGTGCTACTCCTAGCCCTGAG AGATCACGATCTCGCATCAAAATTAGTGATGACAACATATTTAAAACACCAAGAAAGCTGATGTGCTCCCTTCAAGATCACGATAGTGAGAACTCTGAAGTCTCTGGGAAGCAAGACAGAAGATGTAGAAGTCCGTGCACAAGCAAATTTGAGTGGAGCCCAGCATCAAAGTACAGTCAGAATGGATATTCACGTCACTCTGCATCAAATTACGACCATATCTTTTTGCCTAACATGAACCGTGATGCAAATAAGAGCGAAGATGGAAAAGAGGTTTATGGTAGCTCAGAATCGGCATCTTCATCTGAATATGTTCCTATATCAGCGGATGAAATGAAATCTAAAAATCTGGCTCGCACAAACAAAACTGATTTATTTAAAATCTATGCTCCAAAAGAAGAATATGCGAGGTCTGTTCACAATATAGTTTGTTGGCTCTTTGTCTTGGTATTTGCAGTTTTTGTTCGTTTGTTGTGGATTGGTAGTGATGAAGATGAAGGTAATAACCTTATTCCCACGTAA
- the LOC141713732 gene encoding photosynthetic NDH subunit of subcomplex B 2, chloroplastic encodes MASSSLLSLSLPKPSITRATAITTPTSTTITTPASAESLEQKFGRKGIKFSDLGDVELTVRNGSSLKLQIPNAHVTSYKPKVYWKDDGFEEILYTLPPKPNSSSGSAKGGIGLVLNNVSAAAEPKSKISASVSPVDTSQWIVKDVDSDSIDAVQVELSCCSSGTLDITYVVSLYPLGMATAVKVKNNGRKAISLTGAILSHFKFKKRSGTGIQGLRNCSYCTHPPLSSPFEIMSPSEAMKTEDPGLFSFGYEPEKKPGMWTVQDVPITILRNKLSRVYTAPPAERLKPFYNTPPSKYETIDQGKELFYRVIRMGFDDIYVSSPGSISEKFGKDYFICTGPASMLVPVVVNPGEEWRGAQVMEHDNL; translated from the exons ATGGCTTCTTCTTCTCTGTTATCTCTAAGTCTCCCAAAACCAAGCATTACCAGAGCAACTGCAATCACGACACCTACGTCAACTACAATCACAACTCCGGCAAGTGCAGAGAGTCTTGAACAGAAGTTTGGGCGTAAAGGCATCAAATTCTCGGACTTGGGTGATGTCGAGCTGACTGTTAGAAATGGAAGTTCACTAAAACTTCAAATACCAAATGCTCATGTTACTTCTTACAAGCCTAAGGTTTACTGGAAAGATGATGGTTTTGAGGAGATTCTTTATACTCTTCCTCCTAAGCCTAATTCATCCTCAGGATCAGCCAAAGGTGGAATTGGTCTAGTCTTAAACAACGTGTCAGCTGCTGCTGAACCAAAGTCTAAAATCTCTGCCTCAGTTTCTCCTGTTGATACTTCCCAATGGATTGTCAAGGATGTTGATTCTGATTCCATTGATGCTGTTCAG GTAGAATTGAGCTGCTGTAGCAGTGGAACTCTTGATATAACCTATGTTGTGTCGCTCTATCCACTAGGCATGGCAACAGCAGTTAAAGTGAAGAACAATGGTCGCAAAGCTATCAGTTTAACTGGTGCAATACTGAGTCATTTCAAATTCAAGAAACGCAGTGGGACAGGGATACAGGGACTCAGAAACTGCTCTTATTGCACACACCCTCCTTTATCTTCCCCGTTTGAAATTATGTCTCCGTCTGAAGCAATGAAAACTGAGGATCCTGGTCTGTTTTCATTCGGCTACGAGCCAGAAAAGAAACCAGGAATGTGGACTGTACAAGATGTGCCCATCACCATCTTGAGAAATAAACTCAGCAGAGTTTATACTGCTCCTCCTGCAGAAAGACTGAAGCCATTTTACAACACCCCGCCTTCTAAATATGAAACCATCGATCAG GGGAAGGAGCTGTTCTACAGAGTAATAAGGATGGGTTTTGATGACATTTATGTGTCGAGCCCGGGATCTATATCAGAGAAGTTTGGAAAGGACTACTTTATTTGCACAGGTCCAGCTTCAATGTTAGTACCAGTTGTGGTGAATCCTGGTGAAGAGTGGAGAGGGGCACAGGTTATGGAGCATGATAATTTGTGA